In Thermodesulfovibrionales bacterium, a single window of DNA contains:
- a CDS encoding Rne/Rng family ribonuclease, whose translation MANEILISVTREEIRVGLLEGGQVIEFYVERKRDASLVGNIYKGRVVKILPGMQSAFVDVGLEKAAFLYVADIMTDLEAYAPFLDEEEKENSIDLFSKRGRQDLPIEEIIQEGQELLVQVSKDPIGSKGARVTSYVTLPGRYLVLMPNVEHIGISRRISDEEERARLRAILETIKPRGYGFIIRTASEGCTEEELKKDMEFLLLLWENIQGKRDRVVAPTLLYSDLDLEFRSVRDLMSQDVERLVIDSEDEADRVKDFVKTYFPKLLSKIEVYNDSEPIFDAFGVELDISRALGRRVWLKSGGYIVVDQTEAMTVIDVNTGKFVGKEDLEDTILKTNLEAVKEIAYQIRLRNLGGIIIIDFIDMEKLENREKVFNAFLEAMKRDRAKNTILHISELGLIQMTRKRVRESLGRTLCEACPYCEGKGFVKSPRTLCYEIFRKITRMARHGGVKIIVTAHPSVAELLSDEERGGIEEIENKYGVKVIVKEDDKLHQENYEVMQL comes from the coding sequence ATGGCGAACGAGATATTGATTAGTGTGACCCGGGAAGAGATACGGGTCGGATTGCTTGAGGGCGGACAGGTCATCGAGTTCTACGTCGAGAGGAAGCGCGACGCAAGTCTTGTGGGGAACATCTACAAGGGCAGAGTCGTTAAGATACTTCCCGGCATGCAGTCGGCATTTGTGGATGTCGGGCTCGAAAAGGCAGCATTCCTCTATGTCGCAGACATCATGACCGACCTTGAGGCATATGCTCCCTTTCTCGATGAGGAGGAGAAGGAGAATTCCATCGATCTCTTCTCAAAGAGGGGAAGGCAGGACCTGCCGATCGAGGAGATCATACAGGAAGGACAGGAACTCCTCGTTCAGGTCTCAAAGGACCCGATCGGAAGCAAGGGGGCGCGCGTCACTTCCTATGTCACGCTGCCTGGCCGGTATCTTGTTCTCATGCCGAATGTTGAGCACATTGGCATATCGAGGAGGATATCGGACGAAGAGGAGCGGGCCCGCCTGAGGGCGATTCTCGAAACCATAAAGCCGAGGGGGTATGGCTTCATCATCAGGACTGCCAGCGAGGGATGCACCGAAGAAGAGCTGAAGAAAGACATGGAGTTCCTCCTGCTCCTCTGGGAAAATATCCAGGGAAAGAGGGACAGGGTCGTTGCGCCCACGCTTCTCTACAGCGACCTCGACCTTGAATTCAGGAGCGTCCGTGATCTCATGAGTCAGGATGTCGAAAGGCTCGTGATAGACTCTGAAGATGAGGCTGACCGGGTGAAGGATTTCGTCAAGACCTATTTCCCGAAGCTTCTTTCGAAGATAGAGGTCTACAATGACAGCGAGCCCATCTTTGATGCCTTTGGCGTGGAACTCGATATTTCACGGGCCCTGGGGAGAAGGGTCTGGCTCAAGTCCGGAGGCTACATCGTCGTGGATCAGACAGAGGCGATGACCGTCATCGATGTGAATACGGGGAAGTTCGTCGGCAAAGAGGACCTGGAGGACACAATCCTCAAGACAAATCTCGAAGCCGTCAAGGAGATAGCCTATCAGATCAGACTCAGGAATCTCGGGGGGATTATCATCATCGACTTCATCGATATGGAAAAGCTGGAAAACAGGGAGAAGGTCTTCAATGCCTTCCTCGAGGCGATGAAGAGGGACAGGGCAAAGAATACGATCCTCCACATCTCTGAACTCGGACTCATCCAGATGACACGGAAGAGGGTGAGAGAGAGCCTCGGCAGGACACTCTGTGAGGCATGCCCATACTGTGAGGGCAAGGGCTTTGTCAAGTCGCCGAGGACCCTCTGTTACGAGATCTTCCGGAAGATCACCAGGATGGCCCGTCACGGCGGTGTGAAGATCATTGTGACCGCCCATCCGTCGGTGGCAGAACTCCTTTCCGATGAAGAACGCGGCGGCATTGAAGAGATCGAGAACAAATACGGGGTGAAGGTCATCGTCAAGGAAGACGACAAACTCCATCAGGAAAACTATGAAGTCATGCAGTTATAG
- a CDS encoding DsrE family protein — MATKKLAFMVKTLPYKTEASRLSLTHAIASQTVEIYLEDGDMVEPVVAFIGDGVLNCLKNQKAMDFYGVTSIEQHLKNSLLLDLKVLICKEDVERFGLSEDSLVMDAEDIGGETKASIVPFRDIMKEMESSNHLLFF; from the coding sequence ATGGCGACAAAGAAACTCGCATTTATGGTCAAGACCCTGCCGTACAAGACTGAGGCATCGAGACTGTCGCTGACTCATGCGATCGCGAGCCAGACCGTCGAGATATACCTTGAAGACGGGGATATGGTCGAACCTGTTGTGGCATTCATCGGCGACGGCGTGTTAAACTGTCTCAAGAATCAGAAGGCCATGGACTTCTATGGCGTTACGAGCATCGAGCAGCACCTGAAGAACTCCCTGCTTCTCGACCTGAAGGTCCTCATATGCAAAGAGGATGTGGAACGGTTCGGCCTTTCCGAAGACTCCCTTGTCATGGATGCAGAGGATATTGGTGGGGAAACGAAGGCCAGTATCGTTCCTTTTCGTGATATCATGAAGGAGATGGAATCATCAAACCATCTGCTCTTCTTTTAA
- a CDS encoding DsrE family protein, translating to MGKLTIGCFSSLVGSLSLDFAVKLSEAAIKKGHKVDMWVSGNATMLSKKGQKAFKDYSALEKKLQELFATGAFEATACEACAEARGYKKEDTKEGWQRHSMDWYLASCFGADRVLHMGGD from the coding sequence ATGGGTAAATTGACAATCGGCTGTTTTTCATCCCTCGTCGGTTCATTGTCCCTCGACTTTGCCGTGAAATTGTCGGAAGCAGCGATCAAGAAAGGACACAAGGTTGACATGTGGGTTTCAGGGAATGCCACTATGCTTTCGAAGAAGGGACAAAAGGCGTTTAAAGACTACTCGGCCTTGGAGAAGAAACTTCAGGAACTCTTTGCGACAGGCGCTTTCGAGGCGACCGCCTGTGAAGCCTGCGCAGAGGCAAGGGGCTACAAAAAGGAAGATACCAAGGAAGGCTGGCAGCGCCACAGCATGGACTGGTACCTCGCAAGCTGCTTCGGAGCGGACAGAGTCCTTCATATGGGAGGTGATTAA
- a CDS encoding sulfurtransferase TusA family protein — MGELSGMAPTETLDVLGRVCPYPLVLTKKAMEKLPSGGLLKILCDAPASAEDSLPRFAEKQGYKFESVKLDDKGYWELYIQKS; from the coding sequence ATGGGTGAACTGAGCGGCATGGCACCAACGGAGACCCTCGATGTCCTCGGCAGGGTATGTCCATACCCCCTCGTATTGACCAAGAAGGCCATGGAGAAACTGCCGAGCGGAGGATTGCTCAAGATTCTCTGCGATGCGCCTGCCTCGGCTGAAGATTCCCTTCCGAGATTTGCCGAGAAGCAGGGCTACAAGTTTGAATCGGTAAAGCTCGACGACAAGGGCTACTGGGAGCTGTATATTCAGAAGAGCTGA
- a CDS encoding DsrH/TusB family sulfur metabolism protein, with protein sequence MKLGILVSDFRNMDDTVSRLTADKLGVIFVSNGVYHAAVKENGKASPLLDKTPNLYVLSEDLRTKGFSEALIDSRVKSITYSDLVDLIFSEYEKVIWV encoded by the coding sequence ATGAAGTTAGGTATACTTGTCAGCGACTTCAGGAACATGGACGACACCGTTTCGCGATTAACGGCTGATAAGCTCGGTGTAATCTTTGTCAGCAACGGTGTCTATCATGCCGCGGTAAAAGAGAACGGAAAGGCTTCTCCGCTTCTGGACAAGACACCGAACCTGTATGTCCTTTCAGAAGACCTGCGGACAAAGGGATTCTCGGAAGCCCTGATTGACAGCAGGGTCAAATCGATAACATACAGCGATCTCGTAGACCTGATCTTCTCCGAATACGAGAAAGTGATATGGGTATAG
- a CDS encoding outer membrane protein assembly factor BamD, producing MKPHDISRAKGFTPRPIMLFFLLLFVVASCSGKKDIRPEDEFNAEKYLARANELLDNKEYDNARKLLLEVKNRDLTKKYAPVAQMRIADSYLKEGEVELATEEYKKFLDLYPDDRSASYAQYQIAMAYFSQIESPDRGFGPAAKALEEFEKLKRLFPRNPYKELVDLRIERCRDTIADYEFLVGEFYFKKGSYHAALGRFRGVLAKFPDYKKEPTVLYHMALSYKRTGNREKAEEYFNLLIGKYPHDSLVREAKKELVSAGK from the coding sequence ATGAAACCCCATGACATCAGTCGCGCAAAGGGATTTACGCCTCGCCCAATCATGCTCTTTTTCCTCCTGCTCTTCGTTGTCGCATCCTGCTCGGGGAAGAAGGATATCAGGCCTGAGGACGAATTCAACGCTGAAAAATACCTTGCCCGGGCAAACGAACTTTTAGACAACAAAGAGTACGACAACGCGCGCAAGTTGCTCCTTGAAGTCAAGAACAGGGACCTCACGAAGAAATATGCCCCTGTTGCCCAGATGAGGATCGCCGACTCCTATCTGAAGGAAGGGGAAGTTGAACTCGCTACCGAAGAGTACAAGAAGTTCCTTGATCTGTATCCCGACGATAGAAGCGCTTCATACGCGCAGTACCAGATAGCGATGGCCTACTTTTCCCAGATCGAAAGCCCCGATCGCGGGTTCGGGCCGGCAGCGAAGGCCCTTGAAGAGTTCGAGAAGCTGAAACGCCTGTTCCCGAGAAACCCTTATAAGGAACTTGTCGATCTCAGGATAGAGAGATGCAGAGACACGATTGCCGATTATGAATTTCTTGTGGGTGAGTTCTACTTCAAGAAAGGATCCTATCATGCTGCCCTCGGAAGGTTTCGCGGTGTTCTTGCAAAATTTCCCGATTACAAGAAAGAGCCCACCGTCCTTTACCATATGGCACTGAGCTATAAGAGGACGGGAAACAGGGAGAAGGCAGAGGAATACTTCAATCTCCTCATCGGGAAATATCCCCATGACAGTCTCGTCAGAGAAGCGAAAAAGGAGCTTGTCTCTGCCGGCAAGTAG
- a CDS encoding TIGR03960 family B12-binding radical SAM protein, producing the protein MVFLTMNFGRFERPSRYVNREINALYKDAPVKVALAFPDIYDIGMSHLGLRILYAVLNDIPYASAERVFAPWTDLEAEMKVRGILLASLEGKRPLREFDIVGFSLQYELSYTTVLNMLSMGGIPIRSEERGGGEPLVIAGGPCTVNPLPMSAFVDAFLVGDGEEGAKEIVGAFYRWKIEGDGKKDSLLRGLSAIEGVYVPAVHGFMPQPPIRRRYLTSLDDAPYPLSPVVPYTSVVHDRITVELSRGCTKGCRFCQAGMIYRPLRERSPHKVLEIVAEALRKTGHEEVSLTSLSAGDYRCLLPLVKELNRSLSDKVVSLSLPSLRVGAVSQEVLREIKTVRKTGFTMAPEAATDRLRMVINKDFTEEDYDRALHALFAEGWETIKLYFMVGLPTERDEDIEAIPEMAFRALKTAKGYTRRFVNVNIGISPFVPKPHTPMQWCGQEPIGRIKKKMEYLRRSLSGKKMTYKGHSTEMSLLEAVFSRGDRRLSDLIEEAWKGGCRLDAWTETFDFRKWQKAAENSGIDLHEYAQRSYAYGDVLPWEKIRTGIRKDFLWNELQKALSCEKTEDCRKTCYGCGLQCTSAETGGWGERELSKTADKSFPFQTPISASPLRVIRIRILFSKTGVMRYLSHREVMTTFIRALRRADIPLVYSQGFHPSPRVSFGPPLSVGVSGLREYFDLEVKRPVAVADLRDTLNGSLPEGLRVEDARVVALNEPSLDSFISRYEYEIRCPDPKMVEDFLAKDTVLIERRRANGAITQVDIRKMLVDGFVTGEGSARILAVEHADSKVRLGELIPAIFQVPAEELEITRTGMHGWNNGWTDPFYAVQYAAQTAPLRPNFQEDERKGVRVEKIFSRTR; encoded by the coding sequence ATGGTATTCTTAACTATGAATTTCGGGAGGTTTGAAAGGCCGAGCAGGTATGTAAACAGGGAGATAAACGCTCTCTATAAAGATGCGCCGGTAAAGGTCGCCCTGGCATTTCCCGATATCTATGACATAGGAATGTCCCACCTCGGACTGAGGATACTCTATGCCGTGCTCAATGACATCCCTTATGCCTCTGCCGAGAGGGTCTTCGCCCCCTGGACAGACCTGGAGGCGGAGATGAAGGTACGAGGCATCCTCCTGGCTTCACTTGAGGGGAAGAGGCCGCTCAGGGAATTTGATATCGTCGGCTTCAGTCTCCAGTACGAGCTCTCCTATACGACAGTCCTGAACATGCTCTCCATGGGCGGCATACCGATACGGTCTGAAGAGAGGGGGGGAGGGGAACCCCTCGTTATCGCCGGCGGCCCATGCACGGTAAATCCCTTGCCGATGTCTGCATTTGTTGATGCCTTTCTGGTTGGTGACGGAGAAGAAGGGGCAAAGGAGATTGTGGGTGCCTTCTATCGGTGGAAGATTGAAGGAGATGGAAAGAAAGACTCTCTCCTCAGGGGACTTTCGGCGATAGAGGGAGTGTACGTACCTGCCGTACATGGCTTCATGCCTCAGCCCCCCATAAGGAGGAGATACCTAACATCCCTTGATGACGCTCCCTATCCGCTGTCTCCTGTTGTGCCGTATACTTCAGTTGTCCATGACAGGATAACCGTAGAACTCTCAAGGGGGTGCACAAAGGGCTGCAGATTCTGTCAGGCAGGCATGATTTACAGGCCCTTGCGTGAGCGGAGTCCGCACAAGGTCCTCGAGATCGTGGCTGAGGCCCTCAGAAAAACGGGCCATGAGGAGGTCTCTCTTACATCTCTCAGCGCAGGCGACTACCGATGCCTTTTGCCCCTCGTGAAAGAACTGAATAGGAGTCTCTCCGATAAGGTAGTCTCTCTCTCTCTGCCGTCGCTGCGGGTGGGAGCGGTCAGTCAGGAAGTGCTGAGGGAGATAAAGACCGTCAGGAAGACGGGCTTTACCATGGCGCCTGAGGCAGCCACAGACAGGCTCAGGATGGTGATCAACAAGGACTTTACTGAAGAGGACTATGACAGGGCATTGCACGCCCTCTTTGCAGAGGGATGGGAGACGATCAAGCTCTATTTCATGGTCGGTCTGCCCACGGAAAGGGACGAGGATATCGAAGCTATTCCCGAAATGGCTTTCAGGGCTCTCAAGACAGCAAAGGGATACACGAGGAGATTCGTGAATGTGAATATCGGCATATCACCCTTTGTCCCCAAACCTCATACCCCTATGCAGTGGTGTGGCCAGGAGCCTATCGGGAGGATAAAGAAGAAGATGGAGTACCTCAGGCGGAGCCTGTCGGGGAAGAAGATGACCTATAAGGGTCACAGTACCGAGATGAGTCTCCTTGAGGCCGTCTTTTCGAGAGGGGACCGCAGGCTTTCCGACCTGATCGAGGAGGCCTGGAAAGGTGGTTGCAGGCTCGACGCATGGACCGAGACCTTCGATTTCAGAAAGTGGCAGAAGGCTGCTGAGAATAGCGGAATCGATCTCCATGAGTACGCACAGAGGTCTTATGCATACGGCGATGTGCTGCCGTGGGAGAAGATCCGTACCGGCATCAGGAAAGATTTTCTCTGGAATGAACTTCAGAAGGCCCTTTCCTGCGAGAAGACCGAGGACTGCCGGAAGACCTGTTACGGTTGCGGACTGCAGTGTACCAGTGCTGAGACAGGGGGATGGGGAGAAAGGGAACTTTCGAAGACAGCAGACAAGTCATTTCCCTTCCAGACCCCCATCTCTGCGTCCCCCCTTCGGGTTATAAGGATCAGGATTCTTTTTTCAAAGACCGGGGTCATGAGATACCTCTCTCACAGGGAAGTGATGACCACCTTTATCCGTGCCTTGAGAAGGGCGGACATTCCCCTCGTCTATTCACAGGGATTTCATCCCTCACCGCGCGTCTCCTTTGGGCCTCCGTTGAGCGTCGGTGTGAGCGGCCTGAGGGAGTATTTCGATCTCGAAGTCAAGAGGCCCGTTGCTGTTGCCGACCTGAGGGACACCCTCAATGGCAGTCTTCCCGAAGGACTACGCGTTGAAGACGCGCGGGTCGTCGCCCTTAATGAACCCTCCCTCGACAGCTTCATCTCGAGATACGAATACGAGATACGCTGTCCTGATCCGAAGATGGTAGAGGATTTTCTGGCAAAGGATACTGTTCTGATCGAGAGAAGGAGGGCAAACGGCGCGATAACGCAGGTTGATATAAGGAAGATGCTCGTTGATGGGTTCGTTACCGGTGAGGGCTCTGCCAGGATTCTTGCCGTTGAACACGCTGACTCAAAGGTCAGACTCGGAGAGCTTATACCTGCCATTTTTCAGGTTCCGGCCGAGGAGCTCGAAATAACGAGGACCGGCATGCACGGGTGGAACAACGGGTGGACCGACCCCTTCTATGCTGTTCAATACGCGGCCCAGACAGCTCCGTTGCGTCCGAATTTTCAAGAGGATGAGAGAAAGGGGGTGCGGGTGGAGAAGATCTTCTCCCGCACGCGTTAG
- a CDS encoding sigma-54-dependent Fis family transcriptional regulator, with amino-acid sequence MKSRILVVDDEESIRFTFDHFLSEKGYAVTAARDYHEALSAISEGTFDLVFADIILEGKTGIDLLREIKAVDPSCPVVMITGYPHHNSASDALRLGAFDYIPKPVDQETLLRITRMALQHKALLGEKESYRSNLEAIFKSVRDAIITVSKELSVIELNDSAKEICGFSREVIGKRLDALPLLCSGTCLDAVRKTVDEQEPVEFYRLECQRKDRPGQVVTLNTFRLLKQQNIFSGTVMVARDETSLANLERNLIEKCRFHSIIGKAQAMQRVYSLIESLADVETTVLILGESGTGKELVAEALHYGGSRRLKPLVKVNCSALSENLLESELFGHVRGAFTGAIHDKTGRFQKAHGGSLFLDEIGDISPATQLRLLRVLQQKEFERVGDHNPIKVDVRIIAATNRDLRQKVRNGEFREDLFYRLRVVEIALPPLRERREDIPLLVDHFIRKFNGKFGKEIVALSSEVRKIFMEYPWPGNIRELEHAIEHAFILSRQNIIVVDDLDSELKDLSRSPMPSLNNTKDTDQQALLQALEKAGGNKSKAARLLGISRRTVHRKVRDLNIVPEDLT; translated from the coding sequence ATGAAATCAAGGATCCTTGTTGTTGACGATGAGGAGAGCATCCGTTTTACCTTTGATCATTTTCTTTCTGAAAAAGGATATGCAGTTACTGCTGCACGAGACTACCATGAGGCATTATCGGCAATCTCGGAAGGAACGTTCGACCTCGTCTTTGCAGACATCATCCTCGAGGGGAAGACCGGGATAGACCTCTTGCGGGAGATCAAGGCAGTTGACCCCTCTTGCCCTGTTGTTATGATAACGGGCTATCCCCATCACAACTCTGCCTCCGATGCCCTCAGGCTCGGCGCCTTCGACTACATTCCGAAACCGGTGGATCAGGAGACGCTCTTGCGAATTACGAGAATGGCACTCCAGCACAAGGCACTGCTTGGCGAGAAGGAATCCTACCGGTCGAATCTCGAGGCCATCTTCAAGAGCGTAAGGGATGCGATCATCACTGTCAGCAAAGAATTATCGGTGATAGAGTTGAATGACTCGGCAAAGGAGATCTGCGGATTCTCCCGGGAGGTCATCGGGAAGCGGCTTGATGCTCTGCCGTTGCTTTGCAGCGGGACATGCCTTGATGCCGTGAGAAAGACCGTCGACGAGCAGGAGCCCGTGGAGTTCTACCGCCTGGAATGCCAGCGCAAGGACCGTCCGGGACAGGTTGTTACCCTGAACACCTTTCGGCTTCTGAAACAGCAGAATATCTTCTCCGGCACCGTCATGGTTGCCAGGGATGAGACGTCGCTCGCGAATCTCGAGAGAAACCTGATCGAAAAATGCCGGTTCCACTCCATCATCGGCAAAGCTCAGGCAATGCAGAGGGTTTACTCCCTGATTGAATCTCTTGCCGATGTTGAAACAACGGTCCTCATTCTGGGCGAGAGCGGTACGGGGAAGGAACTCGTTGCAGAAGCCCTCCACTACGGGGGAAGCCGAAGGCTGAAACCCCTCGTCAAAGTTAATTGTTCAGCCCTGTCTGAAAACCTTCTCGAAAGCGAGCTCTTCGGGCATGTGAGGGGCGCCTTTACCGGCGCGATCCATGACAAGACTGGAAGATTCCAGAAGGCCCACGGCGGTTCTCTCTTCCTCGACGAGATCGGCGACATATCGCCGGCGACCCAGCTCCGATTGCTGAGGGTCCTCCAGCAAAAGGAGTTTGAGAGGGTCGGCGATCACAATCCGATCAAGGTTGATGTGAGGATCATTGCGGCCACGAATAGAGACCTCCGTCAAAAGGTACGGAACGGCGAATTCAGGGAAGATCTCTTTTACCGTCTGCGGGTAGTCGAAATCGCCCTGCCTCCCCTCAGGGAAAGGCGTGAAGACATACCGCTCCTTGTCGATCACTTTATCAGGAAATTCAACGGGAAGTTCGGGAAAGAGATTGTGGCGCTGTCTTCAGAAGTGCGGAAGATCTTCATGGAGTATCCCTGGCCGGGGAATATAAGGGAGCTGGAACACGCGATAGAGCATGCCTTCATTCTGTCCCGTCAGAACATAATCGTTGTCGATGACCTTGACTCAGAGCTGAAGGATTTGAGCAGATCACCCATGCCTTCTTTGAACAATACCAAGGACACTGATCAGCAAGCGCTCCTTCAGGCCCTCGAGAAGGCAGGAGGGAATAAGAGTAAGGCAGCCCGTCTCCTCGGTATCAGCAGGAGAACAGTCCATAGGAAAGTAAGAGACCTGAATATTGTGCCCGAAGACTTAACCTAG
- a CDS encoding bifunctional precorrin-2 dehydrogenase/sirohydrochlorin ferrochelatase, protein MSLPASRFSYPLFLDLTGKECIIVGGGKVAERKCSTLLKTGAAVTVISPDLTVTLGKYKDKGLVLHKQRLYRKGDIETAFLVIAATDSQETNRRVADDATVAGKLLNVVDTPSLCNCIMPSVVRRGLLTIAISTSGASPAMAKAIRKEIEELYGPEFARYLKAVKMVRDKAVEEIPNKKERERFLKGLIEKFFER, encoded by the coding sequence TTGTCTCTGCCGGCAAGTAGGTTCTCCTATCCCCTTTTCCTGGACTTGACTGGAAAAGAATGCATCATCGTTGGCGGCGGAAAGGTCGCGGAAAGGAAATGTTCCACCCTCCTGAAAACAGGGGCCGCCGTTACCGTCATCAGTCCTGACCTCACGGTAACCCTGGGGAAGTATAAAGACAAGGGGTTGGTCCTCCATAAGCAACGGCTGTACAGAAAAGGTGATATAGAGACCGCCTTTCTCGTCATTGCCGCTACGGATTCCCAAGAAACGAACAGAAGGGTGGCTGATGATGCAACTGTTGCCGGCAAGCTTCTCAATGTCGTTGATACCCCTTCTCTCTGTAATTGTATCATGCCCTCTGTCGTCCGACGCGGTCTTCTTACCATAGCCATTTCTACGAGCGGGGCAAGCCCTGCAATGGCAAAGGCGATCAGGAAGGAGATCGAAGAGCTCTACGGACCCGAGTTTGCAAGATACCTGAAAGCTGTCAAGATGGTCCGCGATAAGGCGGTGGAAGAGATCCCCAATAAGAAAGAACGGGAGAGGTTCCTCAAGGGACTCATCGAAAAGTTCTTTGAGCGATGA